The region GAGTAATGACTTGTTTGAAGACGAGCTAATTTCGGCGGTGATGGTAGCAATTTTACGTGATGCAGAAGCTCATGGTGCTGGCTCGGCATTTTTTGAGCATGGCTTATCACTTATCCTCAATCGCTTAAAAAAACGAATATCGGCGCAGTCACGACAAGACGATAAGCAAGGACGAAATCAACAGCTCAACGACGCATTAGCGGAGATAGAGCAGCGCTTAGATCAAGATTTAACGGTAACCGACTTAGCCAATGTAGTGAATTTGAGCCCGCGTCGCTTTACCCGGTTGTTTAAGCAGCGCACGGGTTACACACCTTTTATGTATTTGACCAAGCAGCGGATGGCACGCGCACAGTTATTGCTGCGTAAAGGTTGTTCTGTAACTGACACCGCGATGGCGGTTGGTTATGCTAATCCTGCTAAGTTTTCAGCAGCGTTTCGGCGTTGGTTGGGACAAAACCCGTCGAGTTGGCAGAAACACACCCGGACTAACGCGTAGCGACTACCACTTTAATGAATTGGTTATGTCGGGCGCTGAAAAGTAGTTTAATTTATTGAAATAGGTCATCGTTAGATCAGGCCTGAGCTAGTAAAACTCAAGCGTCCTTTGGTCGGCCTGATACATTAGATCGTTATTGTTAACTTTTATATTTTTCCAACTCAGCTTCAAGCTCTTTAACGCGATGGTTGGCTTTCTCTGCGCTGTTGGTCAGTCGCTCAAACGTGTTGGTTTGATTGTATTCCATTAATTTAATTTTTTCTCTAAGTATCACGCGCTCTTCTTTCGCTTCCTTGCTGTTGGCTTGCTCTTGCTCAAGCTGGTTTTCTAATGCGTGTACTTTAAGCTGCGCTTGCTCAGACTTAGTGGTAAGCCTTGCCACTGTGGCAATGTTATTGCTTTTAACAAATTCAATTTGACTGGCAAGCTTAGCGTTTTCTTGTTTGAGCTGTTCAACTTGCGCTTCAGCCCCTCCAATACGTGCTTTTGCTTGAGCGAAAGATTGCTGTTGCTGAGTAAATGAAGTCTTGTCTGCTTGATAAGCTTGTGTGCTCGTTTCAAGCTCCTGTGTTAATTGATTAATCTTAGTAGCGGCTGCTGATACCGACGTTTTTAACTGCTCGATAACATCATCTTTTGCATCGATTTGCTCATTGAGCGATAACGTATGATTCGTATGCTGGTTTATCTCTTGTGTCAGCAGTTGGCTTTGTTGTTCAGCTTTTTCTAATTGAATTTTTAATTCATCTATAGCGTGTTGACGTTCGGCTAATTCTTGATTGAGCTCTTGGATAACATCATCCGATCCTTTCGTCGCCTCGCAAAGTAAATACGCTTGACGATCATGAGTGTCAGCTAATGCTTGTTGGTGTTCGCTCTTTAAAGCGGTTATTGTTTTTGCATGCTGTTGATTGATTTCATCAATTTGCTGTTGTTGCTCATTAGTGATTGATTCTAACGTTGCAATCTTTGCTTGATATTGCTCTGCTATGGCACTTTGTTCGTGAGTCAATGCTTGTTCGTGTGCAAGGTTAAGTGAATTGATAGTGTCATTGTAATCAACCTCAGTGGTTGATAAACGTTTTTCTAAATCAGCTATGGTATGACTTAACGAGTCTGTTGCTCGCGATAATGCCTGTTGATGCTTTTCGATTAAGGTACTTTTTTCTTGCGCTGCGTTTTCTTTATACTGGGCTAACCTTGCTAGTGCTTCATTACGCGACTGGCTTATTTGCTGCTCATTTGCTTTGTAGTGCTCTGTTAATTGCTGCTCATTTGCTTTGTAGTTCTCTGTTAATTGTTGCTCTAATGCAGACAGCTCAGATTGTTTAGCATGTTGCGACTGTGTTCTAAACTGCTCAAATTCATCTGTTACGTCATTGAGCTTTTGGCGAAGCTGATGTTCACTCGCATGGTGTTGCGTTAAGTTGGCTAGGTGTTCATCGCGCTCATTGCTAAGGCTCGCCACGGCTTGCTGATGATCGCTTTTTAGCTGCTCGATGAGCTCAGCATGCTCGCCTTGTTTTTGTGCCAATAGTGTTTGGTGTTCATTGGCTAACTGCTCAAAACCCTCAGTTTGCGCTTTTTTTAATGTTGCGATGCTTTCAGTCAACTGGGCATTGTTTTGCCGCGCTTCCACTAACAGCTGTTCGGTATCATCCAACTGTTTTGCCAAGTACTGTTCTACCTGAGCGGCATGTGTAATTTGTTGCTGGAGCTCACTCACCGCGCGTTCAACAGATTTTTGCATATCAGCATTTATTTGCTGCAGTATGTGATCATTGAGGGTAGGTAATTGGGCTTTTTGGTGTTGATGTTCGTCGCGCCACTGATTGAAGAGCCCAAGCAATTGCTGCTGAGGAGCATCAAACTGATCAAATAGGGCTTCGATCACATTCCCTTGTTTGGTTTTCGTGACTTCATCACAAAAGCGCTTTATGTCTTCATATGCTACCGACACTTTATATTCCATCATTGAGGTTTTATTGTTTTCAGCGACACTCAATACATCATGCGTTTAGGCTAAACACATAATTTTGATTGAGTTTTGAACAATATAACAAACAAACGAAACATTTGGTGCATTTTATCATCTACTTATTTTTCAAATAGACGAAGTCGCGCACTTTAGTTAACCTAGTTATCAATCATCATTCGTTTACAGTGTTTTTCACGGTTGAAAAAGATTTTGCTTTCGTGGATAACTAAGAGTGGACAAGGTTTTTTAATGGATTAATCCTATGAATTTATTTTTGCCATCAATTGACTCGATACTTTTTGTTTGCATGGGCAACATTTGTCGTTCGCCAACGGCTGAAGCTGTTTTTCGTGAAAAGTCACGTCAAGCCGGACTGAGCATCACTATAGATTCAGCAGGCACTATAGGTGCTCACAGTCGAGAAAAACCCGATCACCGCTCTCAAAAAGCGGGTATTGAGCGGGGCTATTCTTTTGAAGGTATTCGCTCGCGCAAAGTGAATGGCAAAGATTTTGAAAAATTTGATTTGATACTGGCAATGGATGAGCAAAATCTGCGGGATTTATTAAGCGTCTCACCCCAAGAGTTTCATTACAAAATAAAGCTTTTTCTGGAGTTTGCTAATAACTTTGAAGAGCGCGAAGTGCCTGATCCATACTACGGCGGCGCTGGTGGCTTTAAGTTTGTCGTAGATTTAATCGAAGATGCGAGCGATGGCTTAATCTCGAAGATTAAAAATTAAATCACTAGCGTGAGTGACTAAAGCGAATAAAAAAACCGAGTCGTTAACTTAATGCTGATAACTCGGTTTTTTACTGTAATTTTGATTCGCGATTAAAACAGGCGACTTACGTTAGCTATTAACTTATGTTAGCGATTAACTTGCGCGGCGTTTAGCGACCGCGTCTGCTAATACCGCGAGCACTTCCTCACTCGTGGTAAAGTTAACACACGCATCCGTAATACTTTGACCGTATGTTTCGGCTTTGCCGTCTACCACGTCTTGGCGCCCTTCAATTAGGAAACTCTCCACCATGACACCAAATATCGAGGTTGAGCCACCTGCAATTTGTGTGGCGATATCTTGTGCTACCATTGGCTGTTTGTTGTGATCTTTGCTGCTATTGCCATGACTGCAATCAACCATTAACGGTTTGTTAATGCCTGATTTAAACAAGGCATCTTGTGCAGCTTCAACGTGGTTAGCTTGATAATTTGGCGTTTTGCCGCCACGTAAAATAACGTGTGCATGTGGGTTACCATGTGTTTGGTAGATACACATTTGGCCTTTTTTATCTGGCGAATACAGCACATGCGGTACACTTGATGCTTTGATTGCATCAACAGCAATTTTAACATTGCCATCGGTACCATTTTTAAAGCCAACAGGGCACGATAGCGCAGAAGCAAGCTCGCGATGCACTTGGCTTTCTGTCGTACGTGCACCAATTGCACCCCAAGTAATTAAATCTGAGATATATTGGCCGGTGACCATATCTAAAAATTCAGTACCTGCGGGCAAGCCTAGCGCATTAATGTCGACAAGTAAGTTGCGCGCCAAATTTAAACCTTTGGCAACTTTAAATGATTTGTCTAAATCAGGATCGCTGATCAATCCTTTCCAACCAACGGTTGTGCGCGGTTTTTCGAAGTACACACGCATCACAATCATTAATTCATTTTGGTATTTGTCGTGCAGAACTTTGAGCTTTTTAGCGTAATCTAGCGCCGCGTCAGGATCGTGTATTGAGCAAGGGCCAATGACGACCACCAAGCGGTCATCTTCTTTATTGATAATGCGCTCAAGTTTGGCGCGGCTATCAAGGATAAATTCAGCAGTCGCTTGGGATAGTGGAATTTGCTCAGCGAGTTCGGCAGGCGAGGCCAAATGCTCGATGAGCGTGGTTCTAATTTCGTCGGTTTTAATAGTCATTAAGGTTAACTTTTTCGCGCTGCTAAGGCATGTCACTTTAGTGCCTTAGTCAGCATAGGATAATTGCGCCTAACATAGCGAAAAAGCTCCCTAAAGTGAATTGATTTTATGGTTTCACCTGTTATTTATTGCGTGCTTTGACCCGCTCAGACACGCGCTAATACTTGTGGCGACGAAGTCCTGTTTCGGCGAGTATTTTCGCGGTGATTTCTTCGACCGAAAACTTGGTGGAATTCACAAATGGGATTTTTTCCTTTTTGTAAAGTTTTTCTACTTCTCTTAGCTCCATTCGACATTGACGCGCTGATGAATATTTACTGTTGGCTCTACGGTTATCACGTATATCCATTAAACGCTCAGCATCTATGGTTAAACCGAAGATCTTTTTCTTATGACTTTTGAGGAAATCGGGCAGTCTCAGTTCGTCCATATCATCGTCAGTAAATGGGTAATTAGCTGCTTTGATGCCATATTGCAGCGCTAAGTACAGAGACGTTGGCGTTTTACCAGAGCGCGAGACACCCACTAAAATAATATCTGCTTCGCCGTAATTGGTAACATTCGAGCCATCATCGTTAGCGAGCGCATAGTTCACGGCGTCAATACGGTAATCATAACTGTTTTCGTGAATACTGTGCGTGCGATGTGCTTTAGGTTTCGCCTTAGCGTTTAGTACATTCTCAAGCGGTGACACAAAGTGCTCTAAAAAGTTGTAAATTACCCCATCACAGCTATCAATGATGCTGCGAACTTGAGGATTCACGAAAGTGTGAAACACCAGAGGTTTCTCACCTGATTGCTTGGCTACGGCATTAATTTTGGCTTTGGCTTGTTCTGCCTTTTCAGGGGTTTCGACAAAAGAGATGGTTTGATGGTCAAATTCCATCGGAAAAAGGGAAAGTAGGGCATGTCCAAAAACTTCTGAAGTGATTGCTGTACCGTCAGAAATATAGAAAGCTGTGCGCATTATGATCTCACTTTTGAAAACTTTCAAAATATAGTTTGGTATTTAGGGACACCAGTGTAGAATGGCCGCCCATCAAATATCAATTCGATTCTTGTATATTCTTTTTTGTTTTGATTGAAGTCTATACTCAAGTAGCTTTTGCCTATTGCTAGCGATAGAGTTACTTGACTATATACTTTAACAAAATGACTGATCTTGGAGATATTGTCGTGCAAGAAAACGTACTTTGGTATGAGCAACTGGGTATGAATGATGTGGACCGCGTTGGCGGTAAGAACGCATCATTAGGGGAAATGATCTCAAACTTAGCGAACGTTGGCGTACAAGTGCCTGGCGGTTTTGCTACTACCGCTTTCGCTTTCAATGAATTTCTTGAGCAGAGCGGCCTCAACGACAAAATTTATCAACTACTCGACACTTTAGATGTCAGCGATGTAAACGCTTTAGCAGATTGCGGCGCTACCATTCGTCAATGGATTATTGACACGCCTTTCTTACCGCAAATGCAACAAGATATCGAACAAGCCTATGCAAAGCTTGCTGGTGAGTTTACTGAAGACGCTTCATTCGCCGTGCGCTCTTCAGCAACGGCAGAAGATATGCCGGATGCTTCTTTTGCTGGTCAGCAAGAAACCTTCTTAAACGTCAAAGGCTTAGATGCTGTGATGGTGGCGATTAAGCATGTATTTGCGTCCTTGTTCAACGATCGCGCAATTTCTTACCGCGTCCACCAAGGTTATGACCATCGCGGTGTTGCCTTATCAGCGGGTATTCAGCGCATGGTGCGCAGTGACATTGCCGCCAGTGGCGTAATGTTCTCAATTGATACTGAATCTGGTTTTGAAGATGTCGTATTTATTACCTCAAGCTATGGCTTAGGTGAAATGGTTGTGCAAGGCGCAGTTAACCCGGATGAGTTC is a window of Thalassotalea euphylliae DNA encoding:
- a CDS encoding 3-deoxy-7-phosphoheptulonate synthase yields the protein MTIKTDEIRTTLIEHLASPAELAEQIPLSQATAEFILDSRAKLERIINKEDDRLVVVIGPCSIHDPDAALDYAKKLKVLHDKYQNELMIVMRVYFEKPRTTVGWKGLISDPDLDKSFKVAKGLNLARNLLVDINALGLPAGTEFLDMVTGQYISDLITWGAIGARTTESQVHRELASALSCPVGFKNGTDGNVKIAVDAIKASSVPHVLYSPDKKGQMCIYQTHGNPHAHVILRGGKTPNYQANHVEAAQDALFKSGINKPLMVDCSHGNSSKDHNKQPMVAQDIATQIAGGSTSIFGVMVESFLIEGRQDVVDGKAETYGQSITDACVNFTTSEEVLAVLADAVAKRRAS
- the ppsR gene encoding posphoenolpyruvate synthetase regulatory kinase/phosphorylase PpsR encodes the protein MRTAFYISDGTAITSEVFGHALLSLFPMEFDHQTISFVETPEKAEQAKAKINAVAKQSGEKPLVFHTFVNPQVRSIIDSCDGVIYNFLEHFVSPLENVLNAKAKPKAHRTHSIHENSYDYRIDAVNYALANDDGSNVTNYGEADIILVGVSRSGKTPTSLYLALQYGIKAANYPFTDDDMDELRLPDFLKSHKKKIFGLTIDAERLMDIRDNRRANSKYSSARQCRMELREVEKLYKKEKIPFVNSTKFSVEEITAKILAETGLRRHKY
- a CDS encoding helix-turn-helix domain-containing protein; the encoded protein is MSGNNKNNWSISRDNLYRQVPTLGAEAKVLTSTASGSVVVAHTRYPAFSGEGRAFPYAVIALCTGGGGRARREGPGVFLDDFWQPGKLGVSMPTPAVAGFTPELETLTIAFNPSDIPFCHSEPFSLDGFELLSNDLFEDELISAVMVAILRDAEAHGAGSAFFEHGLSLILNRLKKRISAQSRQDDKQGRNQQLNDALAEIEQRLDQDLTVTDLANVVNLSPRRFTRLFKQRTGYTPFMYLTKQRMARAQLLLRKGCSVTDTAMAVGYANPAKFSAAFRRWLGQNPSSWQKHTRTNA
- a CDS encoding low molecular weight protein-tyrosine-phosphatase, which produces MNLFLPSIDSILFVCMGNICRSPTAEAVFREKSRQAGLSITIDSAGTIGAHSREKPDHRSQKAGIERGYSFEGIRSRKVNGKDFEKFDLILAMDEQNLRDLLSVSPQEFHYKIKLFLEFANNFEEREVPDPYYGGAGGFKFVVDLIEDASDGLISKIKN